A stretch of the Filimonas lacunae genome encodes the following:
- a CDS encoding 1-phosphofructokinase family hexose kinase, with product MAAIVTVTLNPAVDVSTSVAALIPEKKLHCRLPVYEPGGGGINVARAIQKMGGEATAVFLSGGANGQLLQQLLQQEDVQVVPYVISNNTRQNLIVVDSHTQLQYRFGMPGPEVSAMEWEGCMQQLSQINSIDYLVASGSLSPGIPPVVFARLAAIARAKNARYVVDTSGEGLLLAAKAGAYLVKPNLGELASLVGKQALNAGEIAATARQVIHQYPCEVLVVSMGAAGALLVTEKDSVHMVPPPVRVKSTVGAGDSMLGGILLGLTQAKTLAEAVRWGVACGTAATMNEGTALCKREDAEKIYEMIHS from the coding sequence ATGGCTGCTATTGTTACTGTTACTTTAAATCCTGCGGTAGATGTGTCAACCAGTGTTGCTGCGCTCATTCCGGAAAAGAAACTGCATTGCCGGCTACCGGTATATGAGCCGGGCGGAGGTGGCATAAACGTGGCCAGGGCTATTCAAAAAATGGGCGGTGAAGCTACGGCCGTTTTTTTAAGTGGCGGAGCCAATGGCCAGTTGCTGCAACAGTTGCTACAGCAGGAGGATGTGCAGGTAGTGCCATATGTAATCAGCAACAATACCAGGCAAAACCTGATAGTAGTGGATAGTCATACACAGTTACAATACCGGTTTGGAATGCCGGGGCCCGAAGTAAGCGCTATGGAATGGGAGGGATGTATGCAACAGCTTTCTCAAATCAATTCCATAGATTACCTGGTAGCAAGCGGCAGTTTATCACCTGGCATACCTCCGGTAGTGTTTGCCAGGCTGGCGGCTATTGCCAGGGCTAAAAATGCAAGATATGTGGTGGATACTTCGGGCGAAGGACTGCTGCTGGCTGCTAAGGCAGGGGCTTATTTAGTAAAGCCCAATTTGGGCGAGTTAGCATCACTGGTAGGTAAGCAAGCATTGAATGCCGGGGAAATTGCGGCCACTGCCAGGCAGGTTATTCATCAATACCCGTGCGAAGTGCTGGTGGTTTCTATGGGGGCAGCAGGTGCCTTGCTCGTTACGGAAAAAGACTCTGTTCATATGGTGCCACCGCCGGTGCGTGTAAAAAGCACGGTAGGTGCCGGCGACTCCATGTTAGGCGGCATTTTGTTGGGGTTAACACAGGCCAAAACTCTGGCTGAAGCGGTGAGGTGGGGAGTGGCGTGCGGAACGGCTGCTACCATGAATGAAGGAACAGCTTTGTGTAAACGGGAAGATGCAGAAAAGATCTATGAGATGATACATAGCTGA
- a CDS encoding universal stress protein produces METIIIATDFSHAATNAALYAAELANALQKELLILYIDTLPVTYADVPIPTRLEEMTEMGEMEIKKLQERLILHTTGNISITTEIQMGTFFTTLTSVCERVHPYAVVMGSQGTTASERFFFGGHTVHAMKHLKWPLITVPPQAKFSPVTQIGLACDFENILATTPLSGIRKLVKDFHAKLHVLNSGSGSEYNPDTVFESALLEDLLSGLDPEFHYITDKDHDPDKALVDFVKNNHIQLLLVLPKQHHLLESIFHKSHTKQLVLNSDVPVMALH; encoded by the coding sequence ATGGAAACCATTATTATCGCAACCGATTTTTCCCATGCAGCCACCAATGCGGCCTTATATGCTGCAGAACTGGCAAACGCATTACAAAAGGAATTACTGATACTTTATATTGATACGCTGCCGGTAACTTATGCAGACGTTCCTATTCCCACCAGGCTGGAAGAGATGACAGAGATGGGTGAAATGGAAATTAAAAAACTACAGGAAAGGCTGATACTGCACACCACTGGCAATATATCCATTACCACCGAAATACAAATGGGTACATTTTTTACAACACTTACTTCGGTTTGTGAGCGTGTACACCCTTACGCTGTAGTAATGGGCAGCCAGGGCACAACCGCCAGTGAAAGGTTCTTCTTTGGCGGGCATACCGTACATGCTATGAAGCATTTGAAATGGCCACTTATTACCGTGCCACCACAGGCAAAATTTTCACCTGTTACCCAGATAGGATTGGCCTGCGACTTTGAAAACATTCTGGCAACCACACCGTTATCCGGTATTAGAAAGCTGGTAAAAGATTTTCATGCAAAGCTGCATGTATTAAACTCAGGCAGCGGCTCTGAATATAATCCCGATACTGTTTTTGAGTCTGCCTTATTAGAGGATTTGCTTTCCGGGCTGGATCCTGAATTTCATTATATAACTGATAAAGACCACGATCCGGATAAAGCGCTGGTTGATTTTGTTAAAAACAATCATATACAACTGCTGTTGGTATTACCTAAACAGCACCACCTGCTGGAAAGTATTTTTCATAAAAGCCATACCAAACAACTGGTATTAAACAGCGATGTACCTGTAATGGCTTTGCATTAA
- a CDS encoding cation-translocating P-type ATPase, which translates to MTGNDYFNSSIQGLTTAQAQLLQQQWGFNVIQSNTSHRWLKKLWGTVKEPMFVLLSIACLLYFILGNTWEGSVMSVALLIISAISLYQEIKSDKAMSRLVKLSATKINVIRDGRVQSLDEEALVPGDIIQLEEGMTIPADVVVLQFNDLTINESAITGESLPVDKTEKAGSNKLYQGTTINSGKCVARVTATGNHTVLGKVGKAVMAYHPAITPLQRQVNTFVKRMSFFGMAGFAILFFTNLFRGIDLPNSLLFALTLAMSAIPEEIPVAFSSFMALGAYKLSKRGIICRRPQMMESLGEISVLCFDKTGTLTQNEMEVAWVYDHATYQLVECTHTPSVAANVIRYAKLASEQQPFDAMEIAIGNQYLHYNDAAFDNAAMIHEYPLGGTPPMMTHVYTLHNQTMAAAKGAVERIIRVCKLSGAHQNMISGIATGLANKGCRVLGVAYAVHDHQNFPENQDDYHWQLAGLLALYDPPKPGVASSIAHFTKAGIAVKMLTGDHGATAVTIGKKVGISQNNTFYTGQQVMDMDEDALNKAVQTEAIFARMFPEAKLRVITALKKNGQLIGMTGDGVNDAPALQAADIGIAMGRRGTGTAQQAADLIVTDDQLEHMVTAIEEGRKVLSNFKKALRYILSIHIPIILTAAIPVIAGWQYANVFGPVHVIFLELIMGPTCSLFFENEPAEEGIMHLPPIRQGGTIMTKREMAVSVSQGLVIASTLLGTYYVLMQQNAGVAITRTMVFITLLLCNLFLTFVNRSFVHSFFTTLHYKNNLIPVIVSASLLLITVLLFIPPVQHLFMMTTLNPIQIFICIVLAFISISWIEVYKKIRRYKTSQ; encoded by the coding sequence ATGACAGGTAATGATTATTTTAATAGCAGTATTCAGGGGTTAACTACTGCCCAGGCTCAACTGTTACAACAACAATGGGGCTTCAATGTAATACAATCAAACACTTCACACAGGTGGTTAAAAAAGCTATGGGGCACTGTGAAAGAACCCATGTTTGTGCTGTTAAGCATTGCCTGCCTGCTGTATTTTATACTGGGCAATACCTGGGAAGGAAGTGTGATGTCTGTGGCATTGCTCATCATTTCCGCTATTTCGCTTTACCAGGAAATAAAAAGTGATAAAGCCATGAGCCGGCTGGTGAAGCTATCGGCCACTAAAATAAATGTAATAAGAGATGGCCGGGTGCAGTCCCTGGATGAGGAAGCCCTGGTACCAGGCGATATTATACAACTGGAAGAAGGCATGACAATACCCGCCGATGTTGTGGTGTTGCAATTCAACGATCTTACCATCAATGAATCTGCCATCACTGGCGAATCATTGCCAGTAGATAAAACAGAAAAGGCAGGATCCAACAAGCTATACCAGGGCACCACCATTAACAGCGGCAAATGTGTAGCCCGCGTAACAGCAACCGGCAACCATACTGTTTTGGGCAAGGTGGGAAAAGCGGTGATGGCTTATCATCCCGCTATCACCCCGCTGCAACGCCAGGTAAACACATTTGTAAAGCGGATGTCATTTTTTGGTATGGCAGGTTTTGCCATCCTGTTTTTTACCAACCTGTTCAGGGGTATAGATTTACCCAATAGTTTATTGTTTGCGCTCACCCTGGCTATGTCGGCTATACCCGAAGAAATACCGGTAGCTTTTTCCTCCTTTATGGCACTCGGCGCTTATAAATTAAGCAAAAGGGGTATTATATGCCGCCGCCCGCAAATGATGGAAAGCCTGGGTGAAATAAGTGTATTATGTTTTGACAAAACAGGCACTCTTACACAAAATGAAATGGAGGTGGCATGGGTATATGACCATGCCACCTACCAACTGGTAGAATGTACCCATACCCCTTCTGTGGCAGCCAACGTAATCAGGTATGCAAAACTTGCCAGTGAACAACAGCCATTCGATGCCATGGAAATAGCTATTGGTAATCAATACCTGCATTATAACGACGCGGCTTTTGATAACGCCGCCATGATCCATGAATATCCTTTGGGTGGCACTCCGCCTATGATGACGCATGTATACACACTGCACAACCAGACAATGGCAGCAGCCAAAGGCGCGGTAGAACGTATTATCCGTGTGTGTAAACTATCCGGGGCCCACCAGAACATGATTTCCGGCATAGCTACCGGTTTAGCTAATAAAGGGTGCAGAGTACTGGGGGTAGCTTATGCAGTACATGACCATCAAAACTTTCCAGAAAACCAGGACGATTATCACTGGCAATTAGCTGGATTACTGGCCTTGTACGATCCTCCTAAGCCTGGCGTAGCAAGTAGCATAGCCCATTTTACCAAAGCAGGCATTGCCGTTAAAATGCTTACCGGCGATCATGGTGCCACTGCAGTTACTATTGGAAAGAAAGTAGGGATAAGCCAGAACAACACTTTTTATACCGGGCAGCAGGTAATGGATATGGACGAAGATGCGTTAAACAAAGCAGTACAAACCGAAGCTATTTTTGCCAGGATGTTTCCGGAAGCAAAGTTACGTGTAATAACAGCCCTTAAAAAAAACGGGCAATTGATAGGTATGACCGGAGATGGTGTGAATGACGCTCCTGCACTACAAGCCGCAGATATAGGCATTGCTATGGGACGCCGTGGTACAGGAACCGCCCAACAGGCCGCAGACCTCATTGTAACAGACGACCAGCTCGAACACATGGTAACTGCCATTGAGGAAGGAAGAAAGGTATTGAGCAACTTTAAAAAAGCATTGCGTTATATTCTGTCTATACACATTCCCATTATCCTTACGGCAGCCATTCCTGTAATAGCAGGATGGCAATATGCCAATGTGTTTGGCCCGGTGCATGTCATCTTTCTTGAGCTGATCATGGGCCCTACCTGCTCCCTGTTTTTCGAAAACGAACCGGCCGAAGAAGGTATCATGCATTTGCCGCCTATCAGGCAAGGTGGCACCATTATGACGAAAAGGGAAATGGCCGTAAGTGTAAGCCAGGGACTTGTCATTGCCTCTACTTTACTGGGCACCTATTATGTACTGATGCAGCAAAACGCCGGAGTAGCCATTACCCGTACCATGGTTTTTATTACCTTGCTATTGTGCAACCTGTTTCTCACGTTCGTTAACCGCTCTTTTGTGCATTCCTTTTTCACCACGCTGCACTATAAAAACAATCTTATACCTGTTATAGTTTCAGCTTCCCTTCTGTTAATTACCGTACTACTTTTCATTCCCCCGGTTCAGCACCTGTTTATGATGACTACGCTTAATCCGATTCAAATATTTATTTGCATTGTCCTGGCTTTTATCAGCATTAGCTGGATTGAGGTGTATAAAAAAATACGCCGTTATAAAACATCACAATAG
- a CDS encoding thioredoxin family protein codes for MKTTLNVCMAIILLCAFRADWETNLEKAKMKAAREHKYILLNFSGSDWCGPCIRLKETLFSSTAFVQFADSSLVLLNADFPRQKKNRLTAQQQQLNNQLADQYNPSGNFPMTILLNAEGKPVKEWIGIPKEDGFGFITEINTIIHGK; via the coding sequence ATGAAAACAACACTCAATGTTTGCATGGCTATTATATTGCTATGTGCATTCCGTGCCGACTGGGAAACCAATTTAGAAAAGGCAAAAATGAAAGCCGCCCGGGAGCATAAATACATACTGCTTAATTTTTCCGGATCCGATTGGTGCGGACCTTGTATACGGTTAAAGGAAACGCTGTTTTCCTCTACTGCGTTTGTGCAATTTGCCGATAGCAGCCTGGTGTTACTAAACGCCGATTTTCCAAGACAAAAGAAAAACCGTTTAACTGCGCAACAACAGCAACTTAACAACCAGTTAGCCGATCAATACAACCCGTCCGGCAATTTCCCTATGACAATATTATTAAACGCCGAAGGAAAGCCTGTAAAAGAATGGATAGGCATTCCTAAAGAAGATGGATTCGGGTTTATTACCGAAATCAATACTATAATACATGGCAAATAG
- a CDS encoding FAD:protein FMN transferase, producing MANSTMQPGLYKRTMKLMGNRFEITVVAFDESWAEACIHDAVTEIQRIETLLTTFQDNSETNQVNRMAGIQPVEVSAEMLQLVSRSVKLSKLTQGAFDITYGSVDKRFWNFDTTMQSLPDKATAAASVRLINYRNIVINEEQSTLFLKEKGMRIGFGGIGKGYAAERAKAVLQQKGVTSGIVNASGDLTTWGTQPDGHPWTVGIANPDIPHQLFSSLTISGMAIATSGNYEKYVVIDGKKYSHTIDPSTGMPVQGIKSVSILCPNAEMADAMATPVMIMGIKAGLHMINQIKGMACLIINDHNQLFTSANIRLQ from the coding sequence ATGGCAAATAGTACGATGCAACCGGGTTTGTATAAACGCACCATGAAACTGATGGGAAACCGGTTTGAGATAACCGTTGTGGCTTTTGATGAATCGTGGGCCGAGGCCTGCATTCACGATGCAGTTACCGAAATACAACGAATAGAAACACTGCTTACCACTTTTCAGGATAACAGTGAAACCAACCAGGTAAACCGTATGGCTGGCATACAACCGGTAGAGGTAAGTGCAGAAATGCTGCAACTGGTATCCCGTTCTGTAAAACTGTCAAAGCTTACCCAGGGGGCCTTTGATATTACATACGGCTCGGTTGACAAGCGATTCTGGAACTTTGACACCACCATGCAATCTTTGCCGGATAAAGCAACCGCAGCTGCTTCCGTTCGCCTCATCAATTACAGGAACATAGTCATTAACGAAGAACAAAGCACGTTGTTTTTAAAAGAAAAGGGCATGCGCATAGGCTTCGGAGGCATAGGCAAAGGCTACGCCGCAGAAAGGGCTAAAGCAGTTTTGCAACAGAAAGGTGTAACCAGTGGCATTGTAAATGCGTCCGGCGATCTCACCACCTGGGGCACGCAGCCAGATGGCCACCCCTGGACGGTGGGCATAGCCAATCCGGATATCCCACATCAGCTGTTTTCCAGTCTTACAATATCCGGGATGGCTATTGCCACCTCCGGGAATTACGAAAAGTACGTGGTTATTGATGGCAAAAAATATTCCCATACTATTGATCCCTCCACCGGTATGCCGGTGCAAGGCATTAAAAGTGTATCTATTCTTTGCCCCAACGCAGAAATGGCCGATGCTATGGCTACGCCTGTAATGATAATGGGCATAAAAGCGGGTTTACATATGATTAACCAGATAAAAGGAATGGCATGCCTTATTATCAATGACCACAACCAATTATTCACTTCTGCAAACATTCGTTTACAATGA
- a CDS encoding DUF4266 domain-containing protein, giving the protein MKRKYPCLSLLLIVVVSSCTTVKEYQKSRLNDGEMVLSNRKAEKTELNFQSYREGASGANAGKTGGGCGCN; this is encoded by the coding sequence ATGAAAAGAAAATATCCCTGCTTATCATTACTACTAATTGTGGTAGTAAGCTCATGTACAACAGTAAAAGAGTATCAGAAAAGCCGTTTGAATGATGGAGAAATGGTATTAAGCAACCGCAAGGCGGAAAAAACAGAGCTTAATTTTCAATCCTATCGCGAAGGCGCTTCCGGTGCTAATGCCGGCAAAACCGGTGGAGGATGTGGTTGTAACTAA